In Nerophis lumbriciformis linkage group LG12, RoL_Nlum_v2.1, whole genome shotgun sequence, a single genomic region encodes these proteins:
- the vsig8b gene encoding V-set and immunoglobulin domain-containing protein 8b isoform X2, with protein sequence MMESALTRTRLKLAVFFLLTFHPKTDVTQAMQVTSTGPQTVQKAQGETFQLGCTYTPGVQDTGELDIEWSNLSPDMTQKDKLILAYAGGQMINYDSSLSKRLTLVGDLKQGDASISLADVRLSDTATYQCKVKKGQGVDTRKVTLVVMVPPSVPKCWVDGKEEKGGPVSLRCKSYQGSSPLTYTWTRESGGAMPPVQALDMEAAQTGELLIKNHSNSYVGTYMCEARNPVGKTQCRYSLKAHNPTDKVGVIVGAVIGALLLLLLLLLLIWLLVCCCNKRRYEKEVANEIREDTHAPESQPPSRNSSYRSVLGYRTHPGVSYSSVGNRLPSVSQSNGSSSDKGSAGGRRLSPLKYDSRYGYPV encoded by the exons ATGTGACACAGGCAATGCAGGTGACATCTACAGGCCCACAGACCGTCCAAAAGGCCCAAGGAGAAACTTTCCAGTTGGGGTGCACCTACACGCCCGGAGTCCAAGACACCGGTGAGTTGGACATTGAGTGGTCCAACCTCAGCCCAGACATGACGCAGAAAGACAAGCTG ATCTTGGCCTACGCAGGAGGCCAAATGATCAACTATGACTCCAGCCTCTCCAAAAGGCTGACCCTGGTAGGAGACCTCAAGCAGGGGGACGCCTCCATCTCTCTGGCTGACGTGAGGCTGTCAGACACAGCCACCTACCAGTGCAAAGTCAAGAAGGGCCAGGGTGTGGACACGCGGAAAGTAACTCTCGTGGTGATGG TCCCCCCCTCTGTGCCAAAATGTTGGGTTGACGGCAAGGAGGAGAAAGGCGGTCCTGTCTCCCTCCGTTGCAAATCGTACCAGGGATCGTCGCCTCTCACGTATACGTGGACCAGAGAAAGCGGGGGTGCAATGCCGCCCGTCCAGGCACTGGATATGGAAG CGGCGCAGACCGGGGAGCTTTTGATCAAGAACCACTCAAACAGCTACGTTGGAACTTACATGTGTGAGGCCAGAAACCCCGTTGGCAAGACGCAGTGCAGATATTCACTGAAGGCACACAACC CCACGGATAAAGTGGGCGTGATAGTCGGTGCCGTGATCGgcgctctcctcctcctcctcctcctcctgctcctcATCTGGCTGCTGGTCTGCTGCTGCAACAAGCGTCGCTACGAGAAAGAGGTTGCCAATGAAATCAG AGAGGACACCCACGCCCCAGAGAGCCAACCCCCCAGCAGGAACTCCAGCTACCGCTCAGTGCTGGGCTACCGCACCCACCCGGGTGTGTCCTACAGCTCGGTGGGGAACCGCCTGCCGAGTGTCAGCCAGTCTAATGGCAGCAGCAGTGACAAGGGATCAGCGGGGGGGAGGCGGCTTTCTCCCCTCAAGTATGACAGTCGCTATGGTTACCCTGTGTAG
- the tas2r202 gene encoding taste receptor, type 2, member 202, producing the protein MLGTNKMTLWVMTGFSAVTTVFFNLFLFLMSLHNYRRRKKQQSIMAALSLANITHQLLCYLWMSMDDMDAKCHVGQTPYAVLLVLIFSLKFSIMWDSSLLTFYYSTKLVSAPGRRHAAINRLVAPAVLMVPLCGVATCTPMLAVFHAANHTAGNKDCGVLMPDTKPGQIYEALYLILSDVLPGVLMIKCCVSISAHLARHLGHMKASSNGAHLPKTGAQMRVIRMSLSLVVVFLVFLVVDLYVNYQIAVHHENAITLTFFFTSVYTAAAAMVLIYGKRSMWKVLASECHVCVDACPCLESLKVPEQEVQSSRPPAGIKN; encoded by the coding sequence ATGCTGGGGACAAACAAGATGACCCTGTGGGTCATGACGGGCTTCTCTGCCGTCACCACCGTCTTCTTCAACCTCTTCCTCTTCCTGATGAGCCTGCATAACTACCGGCGGAGGAAGAAGCAGCAGAGCATCATGGCGGCCTTGTCTCTGGCCAACATCACACACCAGCTGCTGTGCTACCTGTGGATGAGCATGGACGACATGGACGCCAAGTGTCACGTGGGCCAGACGCCATACGCCGTCCTCTTGGTGCTCATCTTCAGCCTGAAGTTCAGCATCATGTGGGACAGCAGCCTCCTCACCTTCTACTACAGCACCAAGCTGGTGAGCGCGCCCGGCCGCCGCCACGCCGCCATCAACAGGCTGGTGGCGCCGGCCGTGCTGATGGTTCCTCTGTGCGGCGTGGCCACCTGCACGCCCATGCTGGCGGTCTTCCACGCCGCCAACCACACGGCGGGCAACAAGGACTGTGGCGTGCTGATGCCCGACACCAAGCCGGGACAGATTTACGAGGCTCTCTACCTGATCCTGTCTGACGTGCTGCCAGGTGTGCTGATGATTAAATGCTGCGTCTCCATCTCCGCCCACCTGGCCCGCCATCTTGGCCACATGAAGGCCAGCAGCAACGGAGCGCACCTGCCCAAGACTGGCGCCCAGATGAGAGTGATCCGGATGTCCTTGTCCCTGGTGGTGGTCTTCCTGGTCTTCCTGGTGGTGGACCTGTACGTCAACTACCAGATAGCGGTGCATCACGAGAACGCCATCACGCTCACCTTCTTCTTCACCTCCGTTTACACCGCCGCCGCCGCCATGGTGCTGATCTACGGGAAGAGAAGCATGTGGAAGGTTCTGGCGAGTGAATGTCACGTTTGTGTGGACGCGTGTCCGTGTTTGGAGAGTCTGAAGGTGCCGGAGCAGGAAGTCCAAAGCAGCAGACCCCCTGCTGGGATCAAGAACTGA
- the vsig8b gene encoding V-set and immunoglobulin domain-containing protein 8b isoform X1: protein MFKVDCSSWKRRSMMESALTRTRLKLAVFFLLTFHPKTDVTQAMQVTSTGPQTVQKAQGETFQLGCTYTPGVQDTGELDIEWSNLSPDMTQKDKLILAYAGGQMINYDSSLSKRLTLVGDLKQGDASISLADVRLSDTATYQCKVKKGQGVDTRKVTLVVMVPPSVPKCWVDGKEEKGGPVSLRCKSYQGSSPLTYTWTRESGGAMPPVQALDMEAAQTGELLIKNHSNSYVGTYMCEARNPVGKTQCRYSLKAHNPTDKVGVIVGAVIGALLLLLLLLLLIWLLVCCCNKRRYEKEVANEIREDTHAPESQPPSRNSSYRSVLGYRTHPGVSYSSVGNRLPSVSQSNGSSSDKGSAGGRRLSPLKYDSRYGYPV, encoded by the exons ATGTGACACAGGCAATGCAGGTGACATCTACAGGCCCACAGACCGTCCAAAAGGCCCAAGGAGAAACTTTCCAGTTGGGGTGCACCTACACGCCCGGAGTCCAAGACACCGGTGAGTTGGACATTGAGTGGTCCAACCTCAGCCCAGACATGACGCAGAAAGACAAGCTG ATCTTGGCCTACGCAGGAGGCCAAATGATCAACTATGACTCCAGCCTCTCCAAAAGGCTGACCCTGGTAGGAGACCTCAAGCAGGGGGACGCCTCCATCTCTCTGGCTGACGTGAGGCTGTCAGACACAGCCACCTACCAGTGCAAAGTCAAGAAGGGCCAGGGTGTGGACACGCGGAAAGTAACTCTCGTGGTGATGG TCCCCCCCTCTGTGCCAAAATGTTGGGTTGACGGCAAGGAGGAGAAAGGCGGTCCTGTCTCCCTCCGTTGCAAATCGTACCAGGGATCGTCGCCTCTCACGTATACGTGGACCAGAGAAAGCGGGGGTGCAATGCCGCCCGTCCAGGCACTGGATATGGAAG CGGCGCAGACCGGGGAGCTTTTGATCAAGAACCACTCAAACAGCTACGTTGGAACTTACATGTGTGAGGCCAGAAACCCCGTTGGCAAGACGCAGTGCAGATATTCACTGAAGGCACACAACC CCACGGATAAAGTGGGCGTGATAGTCGGTGCCGTGATCGgcgctctcctcctcctcctcctcctcctgctcctcATCTGGCTGCTGGTCTGCTGCTGCAACAAGCGTCGCTACGAGAAAGAGGTTGCCAATGAAATCAG AGAGGACACCCACGCCCCAGAGAGCCAACCCCCCAGCAGGAACTCCAGCTACCGCTCAGTGCTGGGCTACCGCACCCACCCGGGTGTGTCCTACAGCTCGGTGGGGAACCGCCTGCCGAGTGTCAGCCAGTCTAATGGCAGCAGCAGTGACAAGGGATCAGCGGGGGGGAGGCGGCTTTCTCCCCTCAAGTATGACAGTCGCTATGGTTACCCTGTGTAG